GGCCTCAAGCTGAGAGGAACAAATATGTCGTTTCTCTCCCCGTTCTTTTGTCATTTCCCCTTTCCccttatcatcatcgccctcTTGTCTTTGGCCAATCCTCGATTCCGagcccatcaccatcatgtcTGGAGACAACAACTCCACCGCCTTTTTGGACAATAATGACCCTATCAGTTATGGCTCTGGCGCCCTGATGGAGAATACCCTCACGACCTTCATAGAGAAAAAGCAGACATGCAGGTTAACGAATGGGATCTCAAGTTGTAGACTGGTGGTCATCGAATCGACATTGAGGGTAAATAGGATCAGACATGGACAGAGACAATCGAAGCAAGGATCCAAGGATTATTTCTATGGCTGCTTATGGGAATTGAGTAACGCGTTGGTAATAAAACGTCAAAAACACATACAATCACTGAACCTATCGCCATCTCCAAGTGCACATCATGATGCGACTTCACTGCCAACTCCCTCCCCATTGTCTCCCTCATCACAATAGGCAtactcatcttcctccactTTCCTCTCTCCCCAAAAGCCTTTACCGTAGCTGACAAGAATCTCTTCCCCCTTCTTGATCCCTActcccttcttcttattCTTCTTGCCACCTCCGAGCACCCAAACTCCCACGCAAAACTCTCCCCATCGCTCGCACCAAACCGTCCTAAACTCCGCATTCGCCCTCTCTCCCACGCCTCTAAAGTCGTTCACGAATCGCCCTTCGTTCCCCTCATTCGCTGCATCAACAGCTGCGTCAAGCTCTCGGTCCAGCCATAAGTCGTAGTCGCTCTCTGTTGACGATGCTGAGCCTGAGTGCACCCGGCCGAGATACGCGAGGATGAAGCTACCAGGCGCCAGATTCTGGGCTGCAAAGAGACCACTTTGGCCATTTGCTGGGTGTGACGGCTCAGAAATAGGCTGGATCTTGACCAGATTGCACGGCGTTGTCGTCGCCGGCGATGGGATGATCGGAATGCCACTTGAGGCAGAGGGTTTGTTTCTAAGAGCTTGTATGTGCGTTGCCGTGAGACTCTTGTCACGAAGAGGCGCCTTGAGATACGGGAAGCCATCTGGCCAATTCTTTGGTTTAGACATGACGAGgccctcagggagcaagaaaacaccgaagcttaatataaggtgtcaaaataaacttagcaaagaacaccctaagcttaggctaaatttacctaatactttttatcacttagggtcgaggtcctgagttttctttcctcccctaggagGCCTATAAACACACGATGCAAGATGGATACTAAGTCATTGAATGAACGAATGAacgaatgaatgaatgaacgaATGGGAATCACCATCAGCTTTGCTTTGTAGTGGCCGAACTCccaatgaggttgatgatccACTGACCCCACGTATAAACAAATATATCCAGGTCTGCCACAGTAAAGTCACCACTCACTCGTAACAACATCACAGTCGACACAGAAGACCCTAAAATGCAATTGTTTCCTTATTACCAACGCTCCATGCAACTATCTAGACTAATTCTACAAGTCGATCTCATGAGACCATAAACTAAGGCCCCTGCTCGAGCATCACGCCCTCAACACACGCCTACTCCTTTTTAGTACCTCCACCTGCATTACTAGACTATCGTATAACCACTCCAATATGGCATTAATCCTATACTGCTAACGTCCACGTCCTTCTAGTGTGACATAACTTCCCGGTATCGGTCCATGCTCAATTCCACTGAGTAAGCCAACAGACGATCTTGTGTCAAAGGCAGGTTGAGAATCCTGGACCTTAACTCCATATCCTGCAATGCATAGTTAGTAACTGTTTCAACCTTGCGTTACATCCGCTTATAAAAACATACctgtttcttcttgctgGCTTTGACAATCTCCTTAGCAGTCTTATCTGCCATGTCCGACACGGCAGCGTACCCCAGGACTCCAGAATCTCCTGTTTCCTTGTCCATTGCGTGCAGACCTGCAAGAAGCTTCTCCAAGACTGCCTGTGGTGCAATCTCATGTCTCGCGCGATGCCCAACGAGCTGCAGGAAGAAGCTGTAGATCTCTCCTCCAAGCGGCCAGTCCGAGATGACCTCCTGTCGGCCTTCAAACtgggagagaagagaagatagATCCGCGTAGTCGCGTTCAACAATGGCTAGTGGTGCAACCTCCTTAACCAGAACACGGTGAGCTTCCACAAAAGAGCCGGCGCGCAGGAGGCATTGCACTTCTGAGTACGCATCTTTCTTCACGCTGCGCATGTACAGAGCCAGGGCCTCCCAGATCCACAACGAAGGGATTTGGAATTTTTCGGTAAGTACTTGGAAAGCGGAAGAGTTTTCATCGCCGATGAGGCCTGCATGCCGGGCAAGATGTTCCTGGATAGCCATCTTGCGGGCGAGGGGCTTACTCAGATGCAGCAAGACGAACACTGCCTCGAGCCATTCACCGGCGCTTGTTAATTGCGAGGCAAAAGCAAGAGTGGCGGCATCGGCCTTTTCAGCGCCATCCTGGCCGAAAGAAACCTTGCCACTAGATGCAAGCGCAAGACCGAGTTGCCAAGTCAGCCGCATGTCGAGCGGAGAGAGCTGCGAGTTTTCAGGGCGCAACACAGCCTCCAGGTCGGTGCTGCCATTGGCGTATAACTGTAGAAGACCCCAGAGAAGATCTTGCCGCCGGTCGGAGTCGACATCATCCCACAAGGGCATGATACCCTGATCAATATACCAAGGCAACGGAAGGTACTCCTTCTCCTGGTCAACGTCATTCTTGAAGCTATGCACTGCAGCTGCTAGGTCGTCCTGCTGAGCGATCGAGTACCACAGTCGGAGACCAAAGGCCTGCTTCCAGTCGAGTCCAAACTTTTTCGAAATAACAAACGAGTCCAAGCGGTCCTCAACAGGCACTCCCTTCATACCTTCGCAGACACATGCATTGCCCGAAAGGAGCTCGTAGATGGTACGGATCGATTCTGAAAATTCCGACAGCATCTTTGAATCGTGCCATGCCTTGAGCTGTTCTCGCATGTCTTTCTTGGCAGCATCACTGGTGCCAATCAGAGGCACCAGGGTGGCCAGGTGGAAATTCTTTCCGTCCAGAAGGTGCTTGCAAGCGTCGATGATCCGATGGCCAGCTAGGCACGCAACAGCCTTCTCTTCGCTCGATCCTGCCAGGCCGATAGTTGTAGCCGAGGCCGAGTCTACAAGGAGAGACCAGAATTGCGACAGCTTGTTCCTGCGGAGAAGATGCTCAGGTTGACTATTGTCGTTGACCGAGTCGAAAAGGATACTGGCCAACTCCCAGACATGCTTCTCTTGCATGCTTGCGGGGTCATTCATGTCCTGTTGGTGGAAGACATCCTGCAAGTGTGTAGCATTGAGGGAGGCGAAAGGAACATCATCAACTATTCGGATTTCAGTGAGCTTATCTTGGTTGCCCAGGTGTCGCTTGGATTGCTATATAACGAGTTAGCATATGTCTGGACGTCGATGCTCAATAACTAACCTCCATTGCGAATGAGGCTAGGCGGAGCTCTTGCTTGTCAGTCTGAATCGAACAGCGTtgaaaagaaataaggtcGGTATTATGGGTGAGAGATCGTCGGCTGCCTCCTAAAGACAGTGGCCGAGGAACAACAAGTGTCTCGTCAGGACCCCAGGTAGGTCGGCCAGCGTCGTGGAAAGTCTTTTCGTAGCCGTCCAAAGtcattgtcttgtcttgtcgctCGTAGGGCCACTAATCAAAATCAATTTTAGCTTCAATTCATATACTATAAGTCAATAGATACATAAACCTCCAGGAATTACATTCTGGGGCCACTCAGGTAACAACTAGGGAACCGACCTTGGGAAAGCCTTTGCCAGAGACTGAGGCTTGAAGTTTCTGGGGCGctggcttgggcttctcaaACAATGAGTTCATGAGGTCGATGCTAGTCGCAAACCCACGGCCTTTATCCATGCCAATGGTGCTTGCCGCGAAATTGTCCAGCCTATCGTTCTTTGCAATACTCTTCCTCCAAATGGATGATTTCCGTAAAGTGTCAGATCCGCTCTTGTTGAGGTCGATCAGTACACCCGTCTGTCTTGAGGGAGAGTCATTCAGCTCTCTCAAAAGCTGTCGGTCTCGCTTCACTGGGCTTACAGTCTTTCTTAACATCTCCATCCAATCGTCCCCGTCGGCAACCTCCAGCTGCACAGGACCAGCAGAGTCCTTAACAGCTCGCATTCTAGCTCTGAGAATGCCTCCAGGAGTCGCCTTTACGGCTTCCGGAGCACCCTCGGACGAGTTGTCGTCGAGCTCCGCGGCCAGATGCGGTTCGAGAGAAGACCTCGccatgtcttcatcctcggaCACGTCATATTCATCACCCATATCATCAGCGTATTCCTCCTCGAGGGACAGCCTGACATCGTTGGGTGCGGAATCCGCGGAGCTAACCCCTAAAAAAGACTGCTCGTCAGGGAACTGGGGTTGTAGGGCTCGAGCTTCATCGTCAAAACCACCAGGAAGACCTCGATGCCTTCGAAACTCGAATGTGTCATCTTCCATGGGGGAGTTTAGAGAGTTGATGGAAGCATCGAGAGCCACCTCCTGGGGGGCGGCTGGCTCGTTCTGTGTcatctcctcgtcgtcagaatcatcgtcatcaaggCCATAAGTGGTAAAGTGCTCTACTGAGAAGACCCAGACACCAGTCTCCTTGTCGTAGCTCTCAAAAGTTGTGTTCTCGATTCGCTTGAGACGCTCAACGTGTTTGTTAAACCGCTTAGGGTCATTGGCGATGCGCTTACCACCACGGGGCCACGACTGCTCCAGAGCGATCCTGGCGGGAACATTGAGGCCCTTGCCGACAGGCGGTTTCTTGGCAGAGATCGGATAGACTGTAGCAGACCGAGGCTCGAGCACAATAAGAGTACCGCAGATTTCGGCCAGATCAATGTTGCTGATGTCTACAGGGACCTTGAAGGAAACATAACCAACGTTGTCACGGCCGACAGTGAAACCATCAACCTTTTGGCGCTGCATGCGGTTCAACTTTTCGAGATCCTCCAAGGGAGGTGACATCCAGTATTGTCCAGGAGCATTGTCAACGGTGCTGGTAGATGAAGCATCGGGAGTGGCAGTGTTTTCCTCCTCATGAACGATAGCCAGCTCATTGCCCTTCACTTCTTCCATTTCAGGAGTCTTGGAGCCGGCCGAGCCGTTCGAGCCATTAGCTGTGCGGGTCTGGCGAGGGGTCTCGTCGTTGGCTGGGCTTTCGACGTCGCTAGCAGCAGGAAGAGCACCGCGAACAGGTGTGCTATCGTCCATGTCAACGTTGCTTGTGTCAAAGCTGACACGCTTGGAGAGCTTTCGGGAGCCAGTTCCAGCATCTGAGGCTCTGTCCTTCTGCGGTGTTGAAAAGAGATCACTCCTGATGTCTCTGTTTATAACGAGCTTCTTGGAGCCAGTGCTTCCGTACCACCTGGGCTGAGATCCATTAGAGAAAGCTCCGGGGGCAAGAATACTGTCTTCGGTGTTGAAGCTGCGGCGCAAATTGTTGGTCGACAGGCTTTTACTGAGATTTCCAGATCGGCTAGAGCCTAGCAAACTGTGACCGAGGTTTCCAGGTGTGCTGGAAATGCTACTCGCGGGGCTGCCCGAGGGGGTTCCGTAGTTGCTGTAAGAAAAGCCGAAGCCTCGCTTTTGAGGAGTAGCATATCGAGAAGCAGAGGCCGGAGCCAACTTATACATAGGCAGAatcgagcttcttcttggctttgaacCACCACTCAGTGGAGTAGCCAGGGGACCGGGGTTCTGGACTTCATTTCCACCAAGGCCAGCAAACAGACCAGGAGAACCGAATGCCGACACGTCGTTCAAGTTGGCAGTCAGACCCTGAGGGGCATTGACGGACTGGTTGTTACCCAGAATTGAAGCTCCattctgttgctgttgctggtttGTGCTGCCACCAAACAGGGAAGATCCAGCGTTCTGGTTGTTTTGGCCGCCAAAGAGACTGCTTCCAGCATTGTTGGTACTGCCACCGAAAAGACCGGGCTTTTGCTGCTGGTTATTGGCAGCACCGAAGAGGCCGCCGGTATTTTGGCCCATCTGAGTATTTGAGGTCAATCCGCCGCCAAAGCCAGTTCCAGCTGTGTTCGTTTGAGCTGTGGTACTGTTTCCGAAAAGGCCACCAGTTGGGGCAGGCTTGCTACCGAACAGACCACCTGTCGCATTATTGTTGGCAGCACCAAAGCCAGTCGTATTCGTCTGCTGCTGATTGTTGCCAAATAGGCCACCACTGGTACCAGTTGTGCCAGTGTTTGTGTTGCCAAACAAGCCAGTACCAGCAGGCTTCTGTTGGTTGCTGCCACCAAACAATCCGCCCGACTGCTGCGTCTGGTTGCTCTGGCCAAAGAGACCACCACCGGTGTTTTGCTGTGTCTGGTTGTTGTTCTGTCCAAAGAGACCACCACCAGTGCCGGCAGCTTGGGTGTTGTTGCCGCCAAAGAGGCCACCGCCGCTGTTTGCAGTGTTGTTGTTTGCGCCGA
The window above is part of the Fusarium musae strain F31 chromosome 6, whole genome shotgun sequence genome. Proteins encoded here:
- a CDS encoding hypothetical protein (MEROPS:MER0020214~EggNog:ENOG41), translating into MSFGGGFGGFGQNNNTSGGLFGAGNNNNNNNTTGGFGSTTGGFGSTNTAGGFGAKPAFGSTSTNTGGGLFGSSTTNNTGTSTGFGGFGSNTNNTTSAFGSNTGGGMFGGNTANKTGFGTTSNTGGSLFGGGSNTTTTPATTGFGSGFGSGTGFGASSTNTLGGAAGDPPGTAVAAFQAWSEKEANSTSTNSYQNILFQDPYKKWSADELRLADYVQGRRHGNATGGGAFGVSSGFGGGFGTNTNTTAASGFGANTTANTGGGLFGSNTNNTSTPSTGFGSTGFGATNNNTASGGLFGSTANKPAGGLFGSTTTQTNQTGGGLFGGGNTNTTGGFGSTSTTGTGFGQTNTNTGGGLFGAAQNKPAGTGFSFGNTNTSTTGGFGASTTNNAFGANNNTANSGGGLFGGNNTQAAGTGGGLFGQNNNQTQQNTGGGLFGQSNQTQQSGGLFGGSNQQKPAGTGLFGNTNTGTTGTSGGLFGNNQQQTNTTGFGAANNNATGGLFGSKPAPTGGLFGNSTTAQTNTAGTGFGGGLTSNTQMGQNTGGLFGAANNQQQKPGLFGGSTNNAGSSLFGGQNNQNAGSSLFGGSTNQQQQQNGASILGNNQSVNAPQGLTANLNDVSAFGSPGLFAGLGGNEVQNPGPLATPLSGGSKPRRSSILPMYKLAPASASRYATPQKRGFGFSYSNYGTPSGSPASSISSTPGNLGHSLLGSSRSGNLSKSLSTNNLRRSFNTEDSILAPGAFSNGSQPRWYGSTGSKKLVINRDIRSDLFSTPQKDRASDAGTGSRKLSKRVSFDTSNVDMDDSTPVRGALPAASDVESPANDETPRQTRTANGSNGSAGSKTPEMEEVKGNELAIVHEEENTATPDASSTSTVDNAPGQYWMSPPLEDLEKLNRMQRQKVDGFTVGRDNVGYVSFKVPVDISNIDLAEICGTLIVLEPRSATVYPISAKKPPVGKGLNVPARIALEQSWPRGGKRIANDPKRFNKHVERLKRIENTTFESYDKETGVWVFSVEHFTTYGLDDDDSDDEEMTQNEPAAPQEVALDASINSLNSPMEDDTFEFRRHRGLPGGFDDEARALQPQFPDEQSFLGVSSADSAPNDVRLSLEEEYADDMGDEYDVSEDEDMARSSLEPHLAAELDDNSSEGAPEAVKATPGGILRARMRAVKDSAGPVQLEVADGDDWMEMLRKTVSPVKRDRQLLRELNDSPSRQTGVLIDLNKSGSDTLRKSSIWRKSIAKNDRLDNFAASTIGMDKGRGFATSIDLMNSLFEKPKPAPQKLQASVSGKGFPKWPYERQDKTMTLDGYEKTFHDAGRPTWGPDETLVVPRPLSLGGSRRSLTHNTDLISFQRCSIQTDKQELRLASFAMEQSKRHLGNQDKLTEIRIVDDVPFASLNATHLQDVFHQQDMNDPASMQEKHVWELASILFDSVNDNSQPEHLLRRNKLSQFWSLLVDSASATTIGLAGSSEEKAVACLAGHRIIDACKHLLDGKNFHLATLVPLIGTSDAAKKDMREQLKAWHDSKMLSEFSESIRTIYELLSGNACVCEGMKGVPVEDRLDSFVISKKFGLDWKQAFGLRLWYSIAQQDDLAAAVHSFKNDVDQEKEYLPLPWYIDQGIMPLWDDVDSDRRQDLLWGLLQLYANGSTDLEAVLRPENSQLSPLDMRLTWQLGLALASSGKVSFGQDGAEKADAATLAFASQLTSAGEWLEAVFVLLHLSKPLARKMAIQEHLARHAGLIGDENSSAFQVLTEKFQIPSLWIWEALALYMRSVKKDAYSEVQCLLRAGSFVEAHRVLVKEVAPLAIVERDYADLSSLLSQFEGRQEVISDWPLGGEIYSFFLQLVGHRARHEIAPQAVLEKLLAGLHAMDKETGDSGVLGYAAVSDMADKTAKEIVKASKKKQDMELRSRILNLPLTQDRLLAYSVELSMDRYREVMSH